A portion of the Desulfosarcina sp. BuS5 genome contains these proteins:
- a CDS encoding IS3 family transposase (programmed frameshift): protein MGKIRKNYSASFKAKVALETVKKEKTISQLSSEYGVHSNQINQWRKRLLEELPDIFSKKRQKKEKDAEEFQAELYQQIGQLKVELDWLKKKLTFSIDIKRQYIEPNHSLIPVMRQCDLLGINRSTYYYQSCKDESYNLALMRLIDEEYTRYPFYGVEKMTAVLKRQGHTVNPKRIRRLMRLMGLEAIYPKPNLSKASKEHKIYPYLLRGVSIEQVDQVWSTDITYIRLNSGFIYLVAVIDWFSRYVLSYEFSTTLDKDFCIKALQGALKIAKPKIFNTDQGSQFTSDAFTGVLKKADVKISMDGRGRALDNIFVERLWRTVKYERVYLHNYETVREAIQNIGEYFGFYNNERLHQSLDYQTPAEIYFKTFPG, encoded by the exons ATGGGTAAAATTCGAAAAAATTACAGTGCATCATTCAAAGCTAAAGTAGCGCTTGAAACGGTTAAAAAGGAAAAGACGATTTCTCAACTATCTAGTGAATATGGAGTTCATTCAAATCAAATAAATCAATGGCGAAAGCGTCTATTAGAAGAATTGCCCGATATATTTTCAAAAAAGCGTCAAAAAAAAGAAAAAGACGCTGAAGAATTCCAGGCGGAGCTTTACCAGCAAATCGGCCAATTAAAGGTCGAATTGGACTGGCTAAAAAAAAAA CTAACCTTCTCAATTGATATAAAGCGTCAATACATTGAGCCGAATCATTCTTTGATACCGGTAATGCGCCAGTGTGATCTTTTGGGAATAAACAGATCAACCTATTACTATCAATCCTGCAAAGATGAGAGCTATAACCTGGCTCTCATGCGATTGATAGACGAAGAATATACCCGATATCCGTTCTACGGTGTTGAAAAAATGACGGCCGTATTAAAGCGACAAGGGCACACTGTTAATCCTAAACGAATAAGACGTTTGATGCGGCTTATGGGACTTGAAGCTATATATCCAAAACCAAATTTGAGCAAAGCATCAAAAGAGCATAAAATTTATCCATACTTGCTGCGAGGCGTTTCCATTGAGCAAGTTGACCAGGTGTGGTCAACGGATATTACCTATATCCGTTTGAATTCAGGTTTTATCTATCTTGTAGCAGTGATAGACTGGTTTAGTCGGTATGTCCTGAGCTACGAATTTTCAACCACATTGGATAAGGATTTTTGTATAAAAGCCTTACAGGGTGCCTTAAAAATTGCAAAACCTAAGATTTTTAACACGGATCAAGGCAGTCAGTTTACCAGTGATGCCTTTACCGGCGTTTTAAAAAAAGCCGATGTGAAGATCAGCATGGACGGCCGGGGCCGTGCTCTGGATAACATTTTCGTAGAGCGCCTTTGGCGTACCGTGAAATATGAACGTGTTTATCTTCACAATTATGAGACCGTCAGGGAGGCTATTCAAAACATTGGAGAATATTTTGGCTTTTACAATAATGAACGACTCCATCAATCTTTGGATTACCAGACCCCGGCAGAGATATATTTTAAAACTTTTCCAGGGTAA
- a CDS encoding Tn3 family transposase has product MADPGKRLKILTDSEIKELYGLPEFNVEERAKYFALSRAEENVLSSLRSIRSKIYFILQLGYFKAKKMFFVFSYREVEEDIEYIPHKYFYRHGHELRDIEVSKPTRLSQQRQILELHRYRVATEETREKLEEKANFFVSIHSKPIYIFRELLSYLETHRVVIPGYSVMQNIVGKALTTEMTRLVTAISQYISEENYEAFEKILSAEEGGLYELTLLKKEPKDFSYKEISQEIKKLEVLKSVYNLAEEFLPNVRISNENIKYYASLVEYYTVQKMKRINRETAYLYLLCFIFIRYQKINDNLTKTFLYYVSQFLANAKQIAKKKVYEYTVEGNKYVKEAGRLIELYINDNIPKDTTFEDIQEIAFSILEKDKIPFLSKFISKTKIDVADYEWNHYVAESSKFKKNIRPLFLNLEFKSQIEEDPLLEAATFLKDSFLKKKSLSQIKKQNFPQEFIPKKIKRYIFESREVKRKGKKRKIKAINGDKYEFLVYRLLKNRLDAGEIFIRNSLNFKSFEDDLVDNEYWEKNKEQLIKDLDIPFLQMSIDDILASFEEELESSLEAVNVRIKEGKNKDIKITGKGDNIKWSLPYKKEEESVNNLIYEQFRQIGVNDLLYFVDEHCDFISSFTHILDRYVKNEIEDHRIIAGIVAFGTNIGLSKMAEISDMNYQEIVPTANNFIRLETLKKANDKISNVMATLPVFKYFNIREETIHSSSDGQKYETQFNTINSRYSPKYFGLKKGISAYTMVANHIPVNAKIIGANEHESHYVFDLLFNNSSEIISDRHSTDTHGTNQVNFILLHVFGHMFAPRYAKLGSRSKMIYGFKNPKQYGDYLLKPIRKINAKLIKEEWENILKIFVSLGFKSSTQSTIIRKLSSYARKNRTKKALWELDNIVKTLYILKYVDSIELRRNVQKALNRGEAYNKLRKAVFYAFFGKFRVKTELEQQIWSECTRLITNAIIFYNAYILSELLKKKEANDMAETDFIKAISPVAWRHINLYGVYEFHRKASFINISEIINNLDEKSMGIHLTEGSRYLN; this is encoded by the coding sequence ATGGCTGATCCCGGGAAAAGGCTAAAAATACTCACCGATAGTGAGATTAAAGAGTTGTATGGCCTACCCGAATTTAATGTTGAGGAAAGGGCAAAGTATTTTGCACTCAGTCGGGCAGAAGAAAATGTATTAAGTTCTCTACGATCAATCCGGTCAAAAATTTACTTCATATTGCAGTTAGGGTATTTCAAGGCAAAGAAAATGTTTTTTGTTTTCTCTTACCGTGAGGTTGAAGAGGACATTGAGTATATCCCGCACAAATATTTCTATCGCCATGGTCATGAGTTAAGGGACATCGAAGTGTCAAAGCCCACTCGCTTGAGTCAACAGAGGCAAATTTTAGAACTGCATAGATATCGTGTTGCGACAGAAGAGACCAGAGAGAAATTGGAGGAGAAAGCCAATTTTTTTGTGTCCATTCACTCTAAACCTATCTATATTTTTCGTGAATTGCTTAGTTACTTGGAAACTCATCGTGTCGTCATTCCCGGCTACAGTGTTATGCAGAATATTGTTGGGAAAGCGCTTACGACCGAAATGACCCGCCTTGTAACGGCGATTTCTCAATATATTTCTGAAGAGAATTACGAAGCCTTTGAAAAAATTCTAAGTGCTGAGGAAGGTGGGCTTTATGAACTTACTCTATTGAAAAAAGAGCCGAAGGACTTCAGCTATAAAGAAATATCTCAAGAAATCAAGAAATTAGAAGTCCTCAAGTCTGTCTATAATCTAGCAGAAGAGTTTTTGCCTAATGTCAGGATCTCAAACGAAAACATCAAATATTATGCCTCATTGGTAGAGTATTATACCGTTCAAAAGATGAAGCGAATCAACAGGGAGACGGCTTACTTATATCTGCTCTGCTTCATATTTATCCGGTACCAGAAAATTAATGACAATTTGACCAAAACCTTCCTCTATTACGTGAGCCAATTTCTTGCCAACGCAAAGCAGATCGCCAAAAAAAAAGTATATGAATACACAGTTGAGGGGAACAAATATGTCAAAGAGGCAGGGCGGCTCATAGAATTATACATAAATGATAATATCCCGAAGGATACGACATTTGAAGACATACAGGAAATAGCCTTCTCCATTCTGGAAAAAGACAAAATACCTTTTCTTTCCAAATTCATCTCCAAAACAAAGATTGATGTCGCCGACTATGAATGGAATCATTATGTGGCCGAATCTTCGAAATTTAAGAAGAATATTAGACCACTCTTTCTAAATCTTGAATTTAAGAGCCAGATCGAAGAAGATCCACTTCTTGAAGCTGCAACTTTTCTCAAAGATTCATTTCTTAAGAAGAAAAGTTTAAGCCAGATCAAAAAGCAAAATTTTCCACAGGAGTTTATCCCCAAAAAAATAAAACGCTACATCTTCGAATCACGGGAAGTTAAAAGAAAAGGAAAGAAACGTAAGATAAAAGCGATAAATGGCGACAAGTATGAGTTTTTGGTTTATCGCCTCTTAAAAAATCGTCTTGATGCAGGAGAGATATTCATAAGGAACAGTCTGAATTTTAAGAGTTTTGAGGATGATCTCGTTGATAATGAATACTGGGAGAAGAACAAGGAACAATTGATTAAGGATCTCGATATTCCCTTTTTGCAGATGTCGATTGATGACATATTGGCTTCTTTTGAAGAAGAACTTGAGAGCTCCCTGGAAGCCGTCAACGTACGAATAAAGGAAGGGAAAAATAAGGACATCAAGATCACCGGGAAGGGGGATAATATCAAGTGGAGCCTTCCGTACAAAAAGGAAGAAGAGTCCGTAAACAATCTTATCTATGAGCAATTTCGCCAAATAGGAGTTAACGATTTGCTTTATTTTGTTGATGAGCACTGCGACTTTATATCTTCTTTCACTCATATCTTGGACAGATATGTTAAAAATGAGATCGAAGATCACAGGATTATTGCCGGCATTGTCGCCTTTGGTACCAATATTGGTCTTTCCAAAATGGCTGAAATTTCTGATATGAACTATCAAGAGATTGTGCCCACTGCTAACAACTTCATAAGGCTCGAAACTCTTAAAAAGGCCAATGACAAAATTAGTAATGTTATGGCCACGTTGCCAGTTTTTAAATATTTCAATATCAGAGAAGAAACCATTCATTCCAGCAGTGATGGACAAAAATATGAAACTCAATTTAACACCATCAACTCCCGGTACTCCCCCAAATACTTTGGCCTGAAGAAAGGAATATCAGCTTACACTATGGTAGCAAATCATATTCCCGTGAATGCCAAAATTATTGGGGCCAACGAACACGAAAGCCATTACGTTTTTGATCTACTCTTCAATAACTCATCAGAAATCATTTCCGACCGGCATTCAACAGATACCCATGGTACGAATCAAGTAAATTTTATCCTTCTCCATGTTTTCGGGCATATGTTCGCACCACGTTACGCCAAACTCGGTAGTAGGTCCAAAATGATATATGGCTTTAAGAATCCAAAGCAGTACGGAGATTATCTGCTCAAACCCATTCGTAAAATTAACGCCAAGCTCATCAAGGAAGAGTGGGAAAACATTTTGAAAATCTTTGTCTCTCTCGGTTTCAAATCTTCGACACAAAGTACCATTATCAGGAAACTAAGTTCTTATGCACGAAAGAACAGAACCAAAAAAGCTCTTTGGGAACTGGATAATATTGTAAAAACACTTTATATCCTTAAGTACGTTGATTCTATAGAGCTTAGACGCAATGTTCAAAAGGCCCTGAACCGAGGCGAAGCCTACAACAAGCTCAGGAAGGCTGTCTTTTACGCATTCTTTGGAAAATTCCGTGTGAAAACAGAACTGGAACAGCAGATATGGAGTGAATGTACCCGGCTTATCACCAATGCTATCATTTTCTATAATGCATATATTCTTTCGGAATTACTCAAGAAGAAAGAAGCGAATGATATGGCTGAGACCGATTTTATAAAAGCAATCTCGCCGGTAGCATGGAGGCATATAAACCTATACGGAGTATATGAATTTCACAGGAAAGCGAGTTTTATAAATATATCAGAAATCATTAACAATCTTGATGAGAAATCAATGGGGATTCATCTGACAGAAGGCTCCAGATATTTGAACTGA
- a CDS encoding Y-family DNA polymerase has protein sequence MRRWSKIPNMSQRIMNTLSGFTTDIEIYSIDEAFLDMSQFKRYDLTDYGHKVRSTIKQWTGIPVSIGIAETKTLAKIANKIAKKSVKAEGVLNLTASHYQNRALEITDVGDVWGIGRSYSKFLNNYGIHNALQLRDSDDNFIKKKMGITGIRLLQELRGISCYTLEHFPPPKKGITVSRTFKNSIESLSDLKEAVAAYASLGGEKLRKEHSVAGALMVFLMTNRFKKENYYVNVETIKLPVASNDTSELIHYAHKGIEAIFRKGRLYKKAGVMFRHLVPESPIQTNLFHCIDFKRSKQLMQTLDEINKKMGSDTLKYAAAGITLNQRWKTVFKRRSPLYTTNWDQLLKVS, from the coding sequence TTGCGGCGTTGGTCAAAAATACCCAACATGTCACAAAGAATAATGAACACCCTTTCCGGATTTACCACTGATATTGAAATTTATTCCATTGATGAAGCATTCCTGGACATGTCTCAGTTCAAACGATACGATTTGACTGATTATGGACACAAAGTTCGATCTACAATAAAACAATGGACAGGCATTCCTGTTTCTATTGGCATTGCTGAAACCAAAACCCTTGCTAAAATCGCAAACAAGATCGCTAAAAAATCTGTAAAGGCAGAGGGTGTTTTGAATTTAACCGCTTCACATTATCAAAACAGGGCGCTTGAGATAACAGACGTTGGAGATGTTTGGGGTATAGGACGCAGTTATTCCAAGTTTTTGAACAATTATGGCATTCATAATGCCCTGCAACTGCGTGATTCTGATGACAACTTTATAAAGAAAAAAATGGGCATTACGGGAATCCGGCTGCTTCAGGAACTAAGAGGGATTTCCTGTTATACTTTGGAACACTTTCCACCCCCAAAGAAAGGCATAACTGTATCCAGAACATTCAAAAATTCAATAGAGTCCTTGAGTGACCTGAAAGAGGCTGTCGCTGCTTATGCGTCTCTTGGGGGTGAAAAGTTGAGAAAAGAACATTCTGTTGCGGGAGCACTAATGGTTTTCCTTATGACCAATCGTTTTAAAAAAGAAAATTATTATGTCAATGTTGAAACTATAAAGCTTCCTGTTGCAAGCAACGATACTTCTGAGCTTATCCATTATGCACATAAGGGCATTGAAGCGATTTTCAGAAAAGGGCGCTTGTACAAAAAGGCAGGTGTCATGTTCAGACATTTAGTCCCTGAAAGCCCAATACAAACAAATCTTTTTCATTGCATAGATTTCAAACGTTCAAAACAGCTCATGCAGACTTTGGACGAGATAAATAAAAAAATGGGCTCAGATACTTTAAAATACGCAGCAGCAGGTATAACCCTCAACCAAAGGTGGAAAACCGTATTTAAGAGACGTTCACCTTTATATACAACAAATTGGGATCAGCTGCTTAAAGTGTCATGA
- a CDS encoding CPBP family intramembrane glutamic endopeptidase, which produces MAAFTYSYLLFKITDPQIPATLKIQKQALSPFVTALVMLELAIVEEIIFRLGIQNFIVKVFNLENRQYWIAILITSFFWAVSHLGTLDPAWVKFVQVFPVGIMLGFFFKKYGMESTLFVHGAYNIGMAMIS; this is translated from the coding sequence ATGGCGGCTTTCACATATTCATACCTTCTTTTCAAAATAACAGATCCTCAAATTCCGGCAACGCTGAAAATTCAAAAACAGGCGCTCTCCCCTTTTGTCACAGCGCTTGTAATGCTCGAACTTGCAATTGTTGAAGAAATTATTTTCAGGCTGGGAATACAAAATTTCATAGTAAAGGTTTTTAATCTTGAAAATCGTCAATACTGGATTGCAATATTGATAACATCTTTTTTCTGGGCGGTATCACACCTTGGCACGCTCGATCCGGCATGGGTTAAATTCGTTCAGGTTTTTCCGGTGGGCATCATGTTAGGCTTTTTTTTCAAAAAATACGGCATGGAAAGCACACTGTTTGTGCATGGCGCTTACAATATCGGGATGGCGATGATTTCATGA
- a CDS encoding type II toxin-antitoxin system RelE/ParE family toxin — MREILFYKTVSGKCPVEEFLESLTSKQAQKVTWILGLIEELPSIPSKYFKKLINTDNIWEVRIKFGSDIFRLLGFFDGSQLVVLNHAFQKKTQKIPRQIIQIAEKRKRDYFTRRNSK; from the coding sequence ATGCGCGAAATACTGTTTTATAAAACTGTATCAGGCAAGTGTCCTGTCGAGGAATTTTTAGAGTCACTGACATCAAAACAGGCCCAAAAAGTCACGTGGATATTAGGATTAATTGAAGAGCTTCCTTCTATTCCATCAAAATATTTTAAAAAGTTAATCAACACAGACAATATTTGGGAAGTTCGGATAAAATTTGGAAGTGATATATTCCGTTTACTTGGTTTTTTTGATGGCTCTCAACTTGTAGTGCTGAATCATGCCTTTCAAAAGAAAACCCAAAAAATTCCTCGCCAGATTATTCAAATTGCTGAAAAACGAAAACGTGATTATTTCACGAGGAGGAATTCAAAATGA
- a CDS encoding type IV secretion system DNA-binding domain-containing protein produces the protein MFRKPSTFLGHGWSLENQGKIKKISLPDSARKGHLFCFGTTRIGKTKLIEQMIEQDIRKGYSVVFFDPKGDPDIFSKIVQVVNEEKCQKALSLVTPIFPECSAQIDPLSHYYMPEEIVSHVISGIKAKEEFFINIAYETTLIVILALIEFAKIKNEKPIFNFNIIKERISYKDLVNMKTQLGNF, from the coding sequence ATGTTTCGAAAACCGTCAACTTTTTTAGGCCATGGCTGGAGTCTTGAAAATCAAGGCAAAATTAAAAAAATAAGCTTGCCTGATTCTGCCAGGAAAGGGCATCTTTTTTGTTTCGGAACAACCCGAATAGGTAAAACCAAACTGATTGAACAGATGATCGAACAGGATATCCGCAAAGGATATTCAGTTGTTTTTTTCGACCCCAAGGGTGATCCGGATATTTTTTCAAAAATAGTCCAGGTCGTTAATGAAGAAAAATGCCAAAAAGCTCTCAGCCTGGTCACTCCGATTTTTCCGGAATGTTCCGCTCAAATAGACCCTTTATCACATTATTACATGCCGGAAGAGATTGTTTCCCATGTTATTTCGGGCATCAAGGCTAAAGAAGAATTTTTTATTAATATCGCCTACGAGACCACCCTGATCGTGATCCTGGCTTTAATTGAATTTGCAAAAATTAAAAATGAAAAACCGATCTTTAATTTTAATATCATCAAGGAGAGGATTTCTTATAAAGACCTGGTTAATATGAAAACTCAACTTGGGAATTTTTGA
- a CDS encoding helix-turn-helix domain-containing protein, translating to MSDLQKYIAKRKARDPEFTKDYDGGYEEFKIGVMLKMAREEAGLTQEELAEKLQTKKSAISRIENHAKDIKLSTLENFVQALGKKLRLEVA from the coding sequence ATGAGTGATTTGCAAAAATACATAGCCAAGCGTAAGGCGCGTGACCCTGAATTTACAAAGGATTATGATGGAGGATACGAAGAATTCAAAATTGGGGTTATGTTAAAAATGGCCCGTGAAGAAGCAGGATTAACCCAGGAAGAGCTAGCCGAAAAGCTTCAAACTAAAAAATCTGCTATTTCTCGTATCGAAAATCATGCGAAGGACATCAAACTATCTACCCTTGAAAATTTTGTTCAGGCATTAGGTAAAAAACTACGACTTGAAGTTGCGTAA
- a CDS encoding recombinase family protein: MLIGYARVSSEDQNLDLQFDALKKAGCSRMFSDKLSGIHKMRPGLDDALSHLRSSDTFVIWKLDRLGRNLKGLIDLVGKLEEDGIHFQSITDGIDTTSPAGRFFFHVMASLAQMERELLIERTKAGLMAAKKRGRVGGRRRTMTPSKVEAAKKLLAERMPPREVAQNLGVSIPTLYRWCPASERA; this comes from the coding sequence ATGTTGATAGGTTATGCCCGTGTCTCTTCAGAAGATCAAAATCTGGATTTGCAATTTGATGCCTTAAAAAAAGCAGGCTGTTCGAGAATGTTTTCAGACAAATTATCGGGTATACACAAAATGAGACCCGGGCTAGACGATGCGCTTTCCCATCTGCGATCAAGCGATACGTTTGTGATCTGGAAGCTTGATCGATTGGGGCGCAATTTAAAGGGACTAATAGACTTGGTGGGAAAGCTTGAGGAGGACGGTATTCACTTTCAGAGCATTACCGATGGAATTGATACCACCTCGCCAGCGGGCAGGTTTTTTTTTCACGTAATGGCCTCCCTTGCTCAGATGGAGCGGGAGCTGCTAATAGAGCGGACCAAAGCAGGGTTAATGGCTGCAAAGAAACGAGGCCGGGTGGGGGGACGCCGACGCACAATGACTCCAAGTAAAGTCGAAGCGGCTAAAAAGCTTTTGGCTGAAAGAATGCCACCTCGGGAGGTTGCACAAAATTTAGGGGTATCAATTCCCACCCTTTACCGGTGGTGTCCAGCTTCAGAAAGAGCTTAG
- a CDS encoding PEP-CTERM sorting domain-containing protein, with product MTDTTLFEFVFHARLPKGHGTVYLQTYKGIENNIFKVTGQNSFTVTNIGLNTFTIADSDKIHYSVGDYVGWTFTNPAIIPFDFGGEEVRWTLQNQMVIGVGSTLTFPTTGPGSPYNRNRIYSISAETSPIPVPATIWLFCSGLLGLGFWRRKNTKNS from the coding sequence ATGACCGATACTACCTTATTTGAATTTGTTTTTCATGCACGCTTGCCGAAAGGACACGGTACAGTTTACCTTCAGACATATAAAGGAATAGAAAACAATATTTTTAAAGTAACCGGACAGAATAGTTTTACAGTAACAAATATTGGTTTGAACACTTTTACTATAGCAGATAGTGATAAGATTCACTACAGTGTTGGCGATTATGTAGGCTGGACATTCACTAATCCCGCAATTATCCCCTTTGACTTCGGTGGTGAGGAAGTAAGATGGACTCTACAAAACCAAATGGTTATAGGCGTTGGAAGTACATTAACTTTTCCCACTACAGGGCCTGGATCTCCATACAATCGTAATCGTATCTATTCTATATCAGCCGAAACATCTCCTATTCCAGTACCAGCAACTATCTGGTTATTTTGTTCTGGCTTATTGGGCTTAGGCTTTTGGAGGAGAAAAAATACCAAGAATAGTTGA